Sequence from the Terriglobales bacterium genome:
GCGCCAGGATGCGCGCCGGCTCTACCGAGGTCTGCACCGATACTGCGTGAATCAGCTTCACAATTCCGTTCGGGCGGTAGCCGCAATCGATCTTCAGCGGATCATCTGCGTCCGTGTATCTGGCTATGCTGATGTCCTTGAACAGCAGATCCCAGACGCCAGTACGACGAAACGCGCTCTGCATTAGGCCACGAATCGCCCGTCGTCCTGTGAGCTCGCGCTTGCCGGTGACGCGTGGTTCCACGTACATCTCGGCCAGGCGGTCGACCTCTTCCGCCGGCGCGTCACTAAGCACTGCGGCAGGTGGCGTCAATTCGATGCTGTTTGAAAGATACTGCTCCAGCCTGCCCAGAATCAGCTCGCCCTCAGCCCCAGCGTTGAGCAGCATTCGCAAATCGGTTTCCAGCGACTCCAGGACTTCGATGTCCGCCGCCGGATTCAAGCAACGCACTCGCCGCCAGTCGCGCGTGAAACGCACATCGGCAAAATCGCTTCCGCCTTCGCTGTGCGATCGGAAGAGTACGCCGATATTGAC
This genomic interval carries:
- a CDS encoding DUF3037 domain-containing protein — its product is MAQHSKCEFSLVRYMPDVVKGEFVNIGVLFRSHSEGGSDFADVRFTRDWRRVRCLNPAADIEVLESLETDLRMLLNAGAEGELILGRLEQYLSNSIELTPPAAVLSDAPAEEVDRLAEMYVEPRVTGKRELTGRRAIRGLMQSAFRRTGVWDLLFKDISIARYTDADDPLKIDCGYRPNGIVKLIHAVSVQTSVEPARILALTYPEIQAGIQRLENASSELTAIVETLDRSDSETRFALKKMESAGIVLATTESLPEIAEKIRIDMHA